A region from the Melioribacter roseus P3M-2 genome encodes:
- a CDS encoding sensor histidine kinase encodes MRVIKDNTARFESFSKSLQYYTKGNSSGDFQLINIETHRSRNNLFEKYNYIVQSLYTFQKKFAGLKNIDDIHFLFSHHVKMIISSKEVDLFLFDDSRTILKSVSSKSSALQNNLVNKAFKNGILDWIFETQKPTLIPDLSSITGEGSKLYQTIFPVYYQKNPVGVVSLLGPAYKISEDSLENQAIYILLSAVIPQIISIQQKNKINKLYDDLQTYESKLNNDFKLYAVGEFAEGIIHDMLNSLQVILSNVDYIESLNTGVDTEIFEKIRERVERLSGLSQKLFKFNEINQNGGKQNLPCDLNNLVKEFYGVVTATLKSLELECELDLEDNIPPVLGNSKEIKQILTNIFSMIKKKSNRGSGIVIQTKYINEVIVLSVFVTDYWEDFGESSDYISNLTIKIVGELMKKCDGKIEYDSMPLKGTSIHLLFPLKRKLTK; translated from the coding sequence TTGAGAGTTATTAAAGACAATACCGCGCGATTCGAATCGTTTTCGAAATCGCTTCAGTACTATACGAAAGGAAATTCCTCCGGGGATTTTCAACTGATTAATATCGAAACTCATCGTTCGAGAAATAATCTGTTCGAAAAGTATAATTACATTGTCCAGTCGTTGTATACTTTTCAGAAAAAATTTGCGGGTCTAAAAAATATCGACGATATCCACTTCTTGTTCAGTCATCACGTCAAAATGATAATTTCTTCCAAGGAAGTCGATCTGTTCCTGTTCGACGACTCGCGCACGATCTTGAAATCGGTAAGCTCGAAATCTTCCGCGCTCCAGAATAATCTGGTAAACAAAGCTTTTAAGAACGGTATATTGGACTGGATATTCGAGACTCAGAAGCCGACGCTCATTCCGGATTTGAGCTCGATTACAGGCGAAGGCTCCAAATTGTATCAAACTATATTTCCTGTTTATTATCAAAAAAATCCGGTAGGCGTGGTATCGCTTTTGGGTCCGGCTTATAAAATTTCGGAGGATTCGCTCGAAAATCAGGCTATCTATATTCTATTGAGCGCCGTAATACCTCAAATTATTTCGATACAGCAAAAAAACAAAATAAACAAGCTTTACGACGACTTACAAACTTACGAGTCGAAACTTAATAATGATTTCAAACTTTACGCCGTCGGAGAATTTGCCGAAGGTATCATTCACGATATGCTCAATTCGCTGCAGGTTATTCTCAGCAACGTCGATTATATCGAAAGTCTAAATACCGGCGTGGATACCGAGATATTCGAAAAAATAAGGGAACGCGTCGAAAGGCTCAGCGGGCTGTCCCAAAAACTCTTCAAATTCAACGAAATAAATCAGAATGGCGGCAAACAAAATCTGCCGTGCGATCTTAATAACCTCGTCAAAGAATTCTACGGCGTTGTTACGGCAACGCTCAAAAGCCTCGAACTCGAATGCGAACTTGACCTCGAAGACAATATACCGCCCGTGCTCGGAAACTCAAAAGAGATTAAACAAATTCTTACGAATATCTTTTCGATGATTAAGAAGAAATCGAACCGGGGCAGCGGTATTGTTATTCAAACCAAGTATATAAACGAGGTTATAGTTCTCTCGGTATTTGTTACCGATTATTGGGAAGATTTCGGCGAGTCGAGCGATTATATATCGAATCTCACAATAAAAATAGTCGGCGAATTGATGAAAAAATGCGACGGCAAAATCGAATACGATTCAATGCCTCTTAAAGGCACTTCAATTCATTTGTTGTTCCCATTAAAGAGGAAGTTAACAAAATGA
- a CDS encoding flagellar hook-basal body protein: MIKGIYSVARGMVQRSQNIDIIANNIANINTTAYKREIPFSEYINEAGEAQFKKLTSMQQGETVLTSNPLDVAISGRGFFMIKNSDGQYELTRDGRFRLSDDGYIVDGNGNKVQGKSGEIYMGELIRNKDSEIKISNNGEIRVGNQFIDTILVVDVEFPESLSRIGASNFLLGNQPFKELNEDDFKLAQGYLEESNTNPILEMEAMIALNKSYETSQKIINALDQSLDHANQIGKI; this comes from the coding sequence ATGATTAAAGGTATTTATTCGGTGGCAAGAGGAATGGTGCAAAGGTCTCAGAATATCGACATTATTGCCAATAATATTGCAAATATTAACACCACCGCATATAAAAGGGAAATACCTTTTTCCGAATACATTAACGAAGCGGGAGAGGCTCAGTTCAAAAAATTAACGAGCATGCAGCAGGGCGAAACCGTGCTTACATCCAATCCTCTCGACGTGGCAATTTCCGGAAGGGGATTTTTCATGATTAAAAACAGCGACGGTCAGTACGAATTGACGCGCGACGGAAGATTCCGTCTATCGGACGACGGATATATTGTGGACGGGAATGGGAATAAAGTCCAGGGTAAAAGCGGCGAAATTTATATGGGCGAATTGATCAGAAACAAGGACTCGGAAATTAAAATTTCCAACAACGGAGAAATCAGAGTAGGCAATCAGTTCATCGATACTATCCTTGTAGTGGATGTGGAATTTCCCGAAAGTTTGAGTCGTATCGGCGCATCGAATTTTTTGTTGGGAAATCAGCCGTTTAAGGAATTGAACGAAGACGACTTCAAACTTGCGCAGGGATATCTGGAAGAATCGAATACAAATCCCATTCTGGAAATGGAAGCGATGATTGCGCTTAACAAATCTTATGAAACGTCGCAAAAAATTATAAACGCGCTTGATCAGTCGCTCGATCACGCAAATCAAATTGGTAAAATATAA
- the flgG gene encoding flagellar basal-body rod protein FlgG, which produces MPTRALRTAASGMYAQQINIEVISNNIANINTTGFKKNRADFQDLMYQEVNINPLTSSTPGIYETTNNKVQVGNGVKPASTQKIFKQGDLVATNNQMDLAIYGDGFFQVRKSDGAFAYTRDGSFKLNADGRIVTSSGYELDPGFTINNDVVNLMIAKDGTVEAELVDGSRVTLGSIEIARFMNNGGLVALGDNLYGETPASGQPILGTPGEDGFGEIHQGYLETSNVDIVEEMIAMIAAQRAYEINSKTVKTVEDMMTMANNLKRG; this is translated from the coding sequence ATGCCAACGAGAGCATTGAGAACTGCGGCATCCGGAATGTATGCGCAACAGATTAATATCGAAGTCATTTCGAACAATATAGCGAATATCAACACAACCGGTTTTAAGAAAAACCGAGCGGACTTCCAGGATTTGATGTATCAGGAAGTCAACATAAATCCGTTGACGAGTTCGACTCCGGGAATTTACGAAACGACGAATAATAAAGTTCAGGTGGGAAACGGAGTAAAGCCTGCATCCACTCAAAAAATATTCAAACAAGGCGACCTTGTAGCCACAAATAATCAGATGGATTTGGCAATTTACGGCGACGGATTTTTTCAGGTGCGCAAAAGCGACGGCGCTTTCGCCTATACTCGCGACGGCTCGTTCAAGCTGAACGCCGACGGCAGAATAGTAACTTCGAGCGGTTACGAACTCGATCCCGGCTTTACGATCAATAACGACGTAGTAAATCTGATGATTGCCAAAGACGGAACGGTCGAAGCCGAATTGGTCGACGGTTCGCGCGTTACTCTCGGCAGTATCGAAATTGCCCGTTTTATGAATAACGGCGGTTTGGTCGCTTTGGGAGATAATTTGTACGGAGAAACCCCGGCTTCAGGTCAACCGATACTCGGAACGCCGGGAGAAGACGGATTCGGCGAAATTCATCAGGGATATCTCGAAACCTCTAATGTCGATATCGTCGAAGAAATGATTGCAATGATTGCAGCTCAACGGGCTTACGAAATCAATTCCAAAACCGTTAAAACGGTTGAAGATATGATGACTATGGCAAATAATCTGAAGAGGGGATAA
- the flgA gene encoding flagellar basal body P-ring formation chaperone FlgA — protein MLAIFVLILLQLFPGDSFESKLQNYLSEKLSDYSRFTFKVNSLPVNYSRIEIDDTRQLRISNRYAFLPVQVYDAYSNVNNSFITIEIELYKTVLKANRKIERGEALSGDMFDSIEAEITSIKGTPVFETEEIAGKRSRTIINEGTVLTEELIEPVPDVFRDSKVILHVIKGSVDISVDATARQEGRIGEIIRVITTDNKIFRARIIDKQNVLLED, from the coding sequence ATGTTGGCAATATTCGTTTTAATATTGCTTCAATTATTTCCGGGTGATTCATTCGAATCAAAGTTGCAGAATTATTTATCCGAAAAATTGTCGGACTATTCCAGATTTACGTTTAAAGTAAACAGTCTGCCGGTCAATTACAGCCGGATCGAAATTGACGATACCCGGCAATTGAGGATAAGCAACAGGTATGCATTTTTACCGGTTCAGGTTTACGATGCATACAGCAATGTCAACAATTCGTTTATAACCATCGAAATTGAACTTTACAAAACTGTGCTTAAGGCAAACAGGAAAATAGAAAGAGGGGAAGCGCTGAGCGGCGACATGTTCGATTCCATCGAAGCGGAAATAACTTCAATTAAAGGAACTCCCGTCTTCGAAACTGAAGAAATTGCGGGTAAGAGGAGCAGAACGATTATTAATGAAGGCACGGTATTGACGGAAGAATTAATTGAACCCGTACCCGACGTTTTCCGCGACAGTAAAGTAATACTTCATGTAATAAAAGGGAGCGTAGACATTTCGGTCGACGCCACAGCTCGTCAGGAAGGCAGGATCGGCGAAATAATACGGGTTATTACGACGGATAATAAAATATTCAGAGCAAGAATAATAGACAAACAAAACGTTTTATTGGAAGACTAA
- a CDS encoding flagellar basal body L-ring protein FlgH: protein MKNLTLFLLIMTAGVFGQNMRQNSLYSLFADNKAVAIGDAITIIVMESSQASNNAETTTGRTSSIGGNFSGNMDSAPLPKADGSLGTTNSFEGAGSTKTTGLVRTKISALVDTVYANGNMLITGSRKIVINGEEQIIKIKGIVRPSDILPDNSVYSYNISEAEITFEGSGMIDRSQSPGWLTKLFHWLF, encoded by the coding sequence ATGAAAAATTTAACGCTGTTTTTATTAATTATGACTGCAGGCGTATTCGGGCAGAATATGAGGCAGAATTCGCTCTATTCACTCTTTGCGGACAATAAAGCGGTTGCAATCGGCGACGCAATTACGATTATTGTAATGGAATCGTCCCAGGCGTCAAACAACGCGGAAACTACCACGGGCAGGACGAGCAGCATAGGAGGTAATTTCTCCGGCAATATGGACAGCGCTCCGCTGCCGAAAGCCGACGGTAGTTTGGGCACTACAAATTCATTCGAAGGCGCTGGCTCGACCAAAACCACCGGATTGGTCAGGACAAAAATAAGCGCTCTCGTCGACACGGTATACGCCAACGGGAATATGCTGATTACTGGCAGCAGGAAAATTGTAATCAACGGCGAAGAACAAATAATTAAAATTAAGGGAATAGTAAGACCGAGCGATATATTGCCCGACAATTCAGTCTATTCGTATAATATATCGGAAGCCGAAATTACTTTCGAAGGCAGCGGTATGATCGACCGCTCGCAAAGTCCGGGTTGGTTAACCAAGTTATTCCATTGGTTATTTTAA
- a CDS encoding flagellar basal body P-ring protein FlgI — translation MKFKATILLLILMTTLNAQRIKDIAYLNGNDAEQIIGYGLVVGLAGTGDSYRSSFTIQSVTSMLKRFGITVPQQDIRTKNVAAVMVTATLNANLKPGAEFDVTVSSIGDATSLQGGTLLMTPLSGMSGRVYGFAQGPISVGGYDINTFSGNRISKNHSLAGRVPRGGRLKEAVSFPEFYESEVSVYLKEPDITTANNISNAINTTFGGNIAKALDAAEVRVSVPQERQDNLIGFLAELENINVEVDEVARVVLNERTGTVVAGSNVRIQPVSITHGGLNIQIRSYPIISQPNAFSGGETTVFNNLVPYVTQDSSKTIAIQGATNVQEVAAALNSLKVSPRDIIAIFQALKEAGALIAELVIM, via the coding sequence ATGAAATTTAAGGCGACAATATTACTGCTGATTTTAATGACGACCTTGAATGCGCAACGCATCAAGGATATTGCATATTTAAATGGAAATGACGCTGAACAGATTATCGGTTACGGATTGGTTGTAGGCTTGGCCGGTACGGGCGACAGTTATAGGTCGTCTTTTACAATTCAGTCGGTAACGAGTATGCTAAAACGATTCGGGATAACGGTTCCGCAGCAAGATATCAGAACCAAAAACGTAGCCGCCGTTATGGTTACGGCAACTTTGAACGCCAATTTAAAACCCGGAGCTGAATTCGACGTAACGGTCTCGTCGATAGGCGACGCTACGAGTCTTCAGGGCGGAACTTTGCTTATGACGCCGCTCTCCGGAATGAGCGGACGGGTCTACGGTTTTGCCCAGGGCCCGATTTCGGTAGGCGGTTACGATATAAATACTTTTTCAGGCAATCGAATTTCGAAAAATCATTCCCTCGCAGGCAGAGTGCCGCGCGGAGGAAGATTAAAAGAAGCCGTCTCTTTTCCCGAATTTTACGAATCGGAAGTGTCTGTCTATCTGAAAGAACCGGATATTACAACGGCAAACAATATCAGCAATGCTATAAATACAACGTTCGGCGGCAATATTGCCAAAGCGCTCGACGCTGCCGAAGTGAGGGTTTCAGTGCCGCAGGAGCGCCAGGATAATTTAATCGGATTTCTTGCCGAGCTTGAAAACATTAATGTGGAAGTCGATGAAGTTGCCCGCGTAGTCCTCAATGAAAGAACCGGTACTGTCGTGGCTGGCAGTAATGTAAGAATTCAGCCGGTTTCCATTACGCACGGCGGTTTGAATATCCAAATACGTTCCTATCCGATAATTTCTCAGCCTAATGCATTTTCGGGAGGCGAAACGACGGTGTTTAATAATTTGGTGCCGTATGTAACTCAGGATTCGAGTAAAACAATAGCAATTCAAGGCGCTACGAACGTTCAGGAAGTAGCCGCTGCGCTGAACTCGCTCAAAGTTTCTCCGCGAGATATAATTGCCATTTTCCAGGCTCTTAAAGAAGCCGGCGCATTAATTGCAGAATTGGTGATAATGTAA
- a CDS encoding transglycosylase SLT domain-containing protein: MNNLTIKISEPGKHLNQMQNVNERFDNKQKSKIAEAALQFEALFTSMLLRSMNSATSELFDSGENEFGIKNNSNLFGLPDGFDAIFEQQFADFMTKGKSMGIAEAVYKKVTGEELPTTVRSNSFNRTIKVDTRKYDTEFRSLKPASDSLNRLRKYEDIIDKASSQFGVDKNVIRSVILAESAAKQNAVSSANAKGLMQLIDSTAAEMGVKNSFDPKENIFGGAKYLAKLLRQYNGNLELALAAYNAGPSNVEKYNGIPPFEETRKYVEKVISYLNHFNENES, from the coding sequence ATGAATAATCTTACTATTAAAATAAGCGAACCGGGCAAGCATCTTAATCAGATGCAAAATGTAAATGAACGCTTCGACAACAAACAAAAGTCGAAAATTGCCGAAGCGGCGTTGCAATTCGAAGCTCTTTTTACTTCGATGCTTCTGCGCTCGATGAATAGCGCGACGAGCGAATTGTTCGATAGCGGGGAAAATGAATTCGGAATAAAAAACAATTCCAATTTGTTCGGATTGCCCGACGGTTTCGACGCAATTTTTGAACAGCAATTTGCCGATTTCATGACGAAAGGAAAAAGCATGGGCATTGCGGAAGCTGTCTACAAAAAGGTTACGGGCGAAGAGCTGCCCACAACTGTTAGATCTAATTCGTTCAATCGTACAATTAAAGTGGATACGAGAAAATACGACACTGAATTCAGAAGTTTGAAACCGGCATCCGATTCGTTGAACCGCCTTCGTAAATACGAAGACATAATCGACAAAGCGTCGAGTCAATTCGGCGTCGATAAGAATGTCATCCGGTCGGTTATACTGGCCGAATCGGCTGCCAAACAAAACGCCGTATCGTCGGCAAATGCAAAAGGTCTGATGCAATTGATCGACTCGACCGCCGCCGAAATGGGAGTGAAAAACAGTTTTGACCCGAAAGAGAATATATTCGGAGGCGCTAAATATCTGGCTAAATTGCTTCGACAATATAATGGGAATTTGGAACTCGCTTTGGCTGCTTACAATGCCGGACCGTCAAATGTGGAAAAATATAACGGCATTCCTCCTTTCGAGGAGACAAGAAAATATGTGGAGAAAGTAATCTCTTATTTAAATCATTTTAATGAGAATGAATCATGA
- the flgN gene encoding flagellar export chaperone FlgN, with the protein MNLENLIESLKRQEKNFSDLLETIRTKKEALLKNDLAKLDKAVDGEQKLLHLIQKEERERKRLTYVFATENSIELTNASIEELLKKMPQLSGQLKSARDSIKSKAAEIIKINSQLTVLVGVSRNLIRDTVTTLLGKGKKSIVNKRV; encoded by the coding sequence ATGAATCTGGAAAATTTAATTGAATCTCTAAAAAGACAGGAAAAAAATTTCAGCGACCTTCTTGAAACTATTAGAACAAAAAAAGAAGCGTTGCTAAAAAACGACCTTGCAAAACTCGATAAAGCCGTCGACGGCGAGCAAAAACTGCTTCATTTAATCCAAAAGGAAGAGCGGGAAAGGAAAAGATTAACTTATGTTTTTGCAACCGAGAATTCGATTGAATTAACTAATGCGTCGATAGAAGAACTGTTGAAAAAAATGCCGCAGCTAAGCGGACAATTGAAAAGCGCCAGGGATTCGATTAAATCGAAAGCCGCTGAAATAATTAAAATTAATTCCCAGCTGACCGTGTTGGTAGGAGTATCGCGTAACCTTATCCGGGATACGGTAACGACTCTGTTGGGCAAAGGGAAAAAATCGATAGTTAACAAGAGGGTTTAG